A portion of the Krasilnikovia cinnamomea genome contains these proteins:
- a CDS encoding cobalamin-dependent protein (Presence of a B(12) (cobalamin)-binding domain implies dependence on cobalamin itself, in one of its several forms, or in some unusual lineages, dependence on a cobalamin-like analog.): MIETPHPEHQTLLRSVLAADEPGAFRLAHHLIDTGTSPQEILLRLIAPVQAALGEMWARNRLSVAEEHVASYINERLTLVCAAGERPDPRPDLLVVACPDGEWHALPARLLAESLRLRGFSVSFLGASVPAAHLTSYLQQHEPAAVLLSLSLPVRLPSARRSITAARQAGVPVLCGGLGFGDTARWAHRLGADAWAADAVEAAAVLDDWPAPRAAHAGLDLLADEEYDRLITETPGLVDGALCVLERRFPPMRGYTGRQREATVEDLGHIMAFLATAVYVDDEALFARFVAWLAVVLAARQVPPASIDLVVEHLQETLDDRPRTARVLAAGRAVLQDGRPCRP; the protein is encoded by the coding sequence ATGATCGAGACGCCCCACCCCGAACATCAGACTTTGCTCCGGAGTGTTCTGGCCGCAGATGAACCGGGCGCGTTCCGGCTCGCGCACCATCTCATCGACACCGGCACCAGCCCGCAGGAAATCCTGCTGCGCCTGATCGCGCCGGTCCAGGCGGCCCTCGGGGAGATGTGGGCGCGCAACCGCCTGTCCGTGGCCGAGGAACATGTGGCGAGCTACATCAATGAGCGGCTGACCCTCGTCTGCGCCGCGGGCGAGCGGCCGGACCCCCGGCCCGACCTGCTCGTGGTCGCCTGCCCGGACGGCGAGTGGCACGCCTTGCCCGCCCGGCTGCTCGCCGAGTCCCTGCGGCTGCGCGGCTTCTCGGTGAGCTTCCTGGGGGCCAGCGTCCCGGCCGCACACCTGACGTCGTACCTGCAGCAGCACGAACCGGCCGCGGTGCTGCTCAGCCTCTCGCTGCCCGTCCGCCTGCCCTCCGCCCGCCGGTCGATCACGGCGGCCCGGCAGGCCGGCGTGCCGGTCCTGTGCGGCGGCCTGGGATTCGGCGACACGGCACGGTGGGCACACCGCCTCGGGGCCGACGCGTGGGCCGCCGACGCCGTCGAGGCCGCCGCCGTGCTCGACGACTGGCCGGCGCCCCGGGCGGCCCACGCCGGGCTCGACCTCCTCGCCGACGAGGAGTACGACCGGCTGATCACAGAGACGCCCGGCCTGGTCGACGGTGCCCTCTGCGTCCTGGAGCGACGGTTCCCGCCGATGCGCGGCTACACCGGTCGGCAGCGGGAGGCGACCGTCGAGGACCTGGGCCACATCATGGCCTTCCTGGCCACCGCGGTGTACGTCGACGACGAGGCGCTGTTCGCGCGGTTCGTGGCGTGGCTGGCCGTTGTGCTCGCGGCCCGGCAGGTGCCGCCGGCCAGCATCGATCTGGTCGTGGAGCACCTGCAGGAGACGCTGGACGATCGCCCGCGTACCGCGCGGGTGCTGGCCGCCGGCCGGGCCGTGCTGCAGGACGGGAGGCCCTGTCGACCATGA
- a CDS encoding PP2C family protein-serine/threonine phosphatase: MDPALVPGHGASDRTGDAPAPPRDFLLAAYRMLGRSLSLHRSARAAVWLPVPVLAGTAALVLVTGPQRAHWWTTDARTAGNGPERMPVRSAEQPPVVLPDWIRSALAVADGPWVRPVRSGRWGLPDGTERHGHGVVVRLPCDHLCQGVLVLLREANRPAFDDADNSLAIRYAEPVGRAVTAALLYRDQVRVADALRATLRPAAPPPVAGLDLATAYRPAREAMHMSGDVVHVEPLADGGVLCILGDVCGKGVDAAVAGGQLRQALRMLRRVTEQPLDILAVLNDASFDLNSAAATQFATVVVGSARATPGGAVLLRLAAGGHLPPLVVRRTGEVEAVRIGGMMLGADVPGTFAEAVVWLAPGETCVLYTDGVTEARGPSGAMFGPDRLATLLADYAGAPAAVVAERIEQRVVDWLTGAYHDDIAILVVRAQPAVAPRGGAR; the protein is encoded by the coding sequence ATGGATCCTGCTCTCGTCCCTGGGCACGGCGCGAGCGACCGCACCGGGGACGCGCCCGCGCCGCCGCGGGACTTCCTCCTGGCGGCGTACCGGATGCTCGGGCGCTCGCTCAGCCTGCACCGCAGCGCTCGCGCCGCCGTCTGGCTGCCGGTTCCCGTGCTGGCCGGGACCGCGGCACTCGTCCTCGTGACCGGACCGCAGCGGGCCCACTGGTGGACGACGGACGCCCGGACGGCGGGGAACGGGCCGGAACGGATGCCGGTCCGGTCGGCGGAGCAGCCGCCGGTCGTCCTGCCGGACTGGATCCGGTCCGCGCTCGCCGTCGCGGACGGGCCCTGGGTGCGGCCGGTGCGCTCCGGCCGGTGGGGCCTCCCCGACGGCACCGAGCGCCACGGGCACGGGGTGGTCGTCCGGCTGCCGTGCGACCACCTGTGCCAGGGCGTGCTGGTGCTGCTGCGCGAGGCGAACCGCCCGGCCTTCGACGACGCCGACAACTCCCTGGCCATCCGGTACGCCGAGCCGGTCGGCCGCGCCGTGACGGCGGCCCTGCTCTACCGGGATCAGGTCCGGGTCGCCGACGCCCTGCGCGCGACGCTGCGGCCCGCCGCGCCGCCGCCCGTCGCCGGCCTCGACCTGGCGACGGCGTACCGTCCGGCCCGCGAGGCGATGCACATGAGCGGCGACGTCGTACACGTCGAACCGCTCGCCGACGGTGGTGTCCTGTGCATCCTCGGCGACGTCTGCGGCAAGGGCGTCGACGCGGCGGTGGCCGGCGGCCAGCTCCGGCAGGCCCTTCGGATGCTGCGCCGGGTCACCGAGCAGCCGCTGGACATCCTCGCCGTGCTCAACGACGCCTCCTTCGACCTCAACAGTGCGGCGGCCACCCAGTTCGCCACGGTGGTCGTCGGCTCGGCGCGGGCGACGCCCGGCGGGGCGGTCCTGCTGCGACTGGCGGCCGGCGGTCACCTGCCGCCCTTGGTGGTGCGGCGGACCGGCGAGGTGGAGGCGGTGCGGATCGGCGGCATGATGCTCGGCGCCGACGTGCCAGGGACGTTCGCGGAAGCCGTCGTCTGGCTCGCCCCCGGCGAGACCTGCGTCCTGTACACCGACGGGGTGACCGAGGCCCGTGGACCATCGGGGGCGATGTTCGGCCCGGACCGGCTTGCCACGCTGCTGGCCGACTACGCCGGCGCGCCGGCCGCCGTGGTGGCGGAGCGGATCGAGCAACGCGTCGTCGACTGGCTGACCGGGGCCTACCACGACGACATCGCCATTCTCGTCGTACGGGCGCAGCCGGCCGTTGCGCCTCGAGGAGGAGCACGATGA
- a CDS encoding ATP-binding protein, whose amino-acid sequence MDRPAQIDIVVDGTVRVALAATVVMVRHDEVLSQVEQAMKAARGTRLQMDLTEVTALDSSGVALLVLARRLAVRSGAEFQVRGASPEIRQHLHMAGLTTLFGLPPAEAGDGPDTGAAEEVPGAAASAVHVLDEPFDRQGIQAIRDRLWSYATSCGLSGFDRYRLVLAASEIMTNAVLHGGGRGTIDVERQGERLVLRITDQGPGIPRQHRTGNLRPRPGRVRSAGLWLARQICERVDIDTGPGGTTVLLTYAMPPRAE is encoded by the coding sequence ATGGACCGTCCAGCGCAGATCGACATCGTCGTGGACGGCACGGTACGCGTCGCGCTCGCCGCAACGGTGGTCATGGTGCGGCACGACGAGGTGTTGTCGCAGGTGGAACAGGCGATGAAGGCCGCACGCGGTACACGGTTGCAGATGGACCTGACCGAGGTCACCGCACTGGACTCCTCAGGCGTCGCCCTGCTCGTCCTCGCCCGGCGGCTGGCCGTCCGGTCCGGCGCCGAGTTCCAGGTGCGGGGAGCGTCTCCCGAGATCCGGCAGCATCTGCACATGGCGGGACTGACCACGCTGTTCGGTCTGCCACCGGCCGAGGCTGGCGACGGACCGGACACCGGCGCGGCCGAGGAGGTCCCCGGTGCCGCCGCGTCCGCCGTTCATGTCCTGGACGAGCCGTTCGACCGGCAGGGCATCCAGGCGATCCGCGACCGCCTGTGGAGCTATGCCACGAGCTGCGGCCTGTCCGGCTTCGATCGGTACCGGCTGGTGCTCGCCGCGAGCGAGATCATGACCAACGCGGTGCTCCACGGTGGTGGCCGGGGGACCATCGACGTCGAACGCCAGGGTGAGCGGCTGGTCCTGCGGATCACCGACCAGGGCCCCGGCATACCGCGCCAGCACCGAACGGGGAACCTTCGTCCGCGCCCGGGCCGGGTCCGCTCCGCCGGCCTGTGGCTGGCCCGCCAGATCTGCGAGCGGGTCGACATCGACACCGGGCCCGGGGGCACCACCGTGCTGCTCACGTACGCCATGCCGCCGCGCGCCGAGTAA
- a CDS encoding TIGR03842 family LLM class F420-dependent oxidoreductase, with translation MDIGVVLQNDPPAMDVVALAKKADAAGFSHVWTFDSHVLWQEPFVIYSKILDSTSRVVVGPMVTNPGTRDWTVTASLFATLNEMYGNRTICGIGRGDSALRVLGAQPQTLAQLREAVQVIKGLGNGEEVTLRGQQLRFAWAPDSRLDVWVAAYGPKALAVAGEVGDGYILQLADPDIAEWMIKAVRAAAAKAGRDPQAIKFCVAAPAYVGDDIAHQRDQTRWFGGMVGNHVADIVARYGGDGAVPQVLTDYIKERRGYDYAEHGRAGNSHATFVPDEVVDRFCVLGPVENHHKRLSELKDLGVDQFAVYLQHDAKEQTLAAYGEHIIPAMP, from the coding sequence ATGGACATCGGAGTCGTCCTGCAGAACGACCCGCCCGCCATGGACGTGGTCGCGCTGGCGAAGAAGGCGGACGCCGCCGGGTTCAGCCACGTGTGGACGTTCGACTCGCACGTGCTCTGGCAGGAGCCGTTCGTCATCTACTCCAAGATCCTGGACTCCACGTCGCGCGTCGTCGTCGGACCGATGGTGACCAACCCCGGCACCCGCGACTGGACGGTCACCGCCTCGCTGTTCGCCACGCTCAACGAGATGTACGGCAACCGCACCATCTGTGGCATCGGCCGGGGCGACTCGGCGCTGCGGGTGCTCGGCGCGCAGCCGCAGACCCTCGCGCAGTTGCGGGAGGCCGTACAGGTGATCAAAGGGCTGGGCAACGGCGAAGAGGTCACCTTGCGCGGCCAGCAGTTGCGGTTCGCGTGGGCGCCGGACAGCCGGCTCGACGTGTGGGTGGCCGCGTACGGTCCCAAGGCTCTGGCCGTGGCCGGCGAGGTGGGTGACGGCTACATCCTGCAGCTCGCCGACCCGGACATCGCGGAATGGATGATCAAGGCGGTCCGCGCGGCGGCCGCGAAGGCCGGACGCGACCCGCAGGCGATCAAGTTCTGCGTGGCCGCGCCCGCCTACGTGGGCGACGACATCGCCCACCAGCGGGACCAGACCCGCTGGTTCGGGGGCATGGTCGGCAACCACGTCGCGGACATCGTCGCCCGCTACGGCGGCGACGGCGCGGTGCCGCAGGTGCTGACCGACTACATCAAGGAGCGCCGGGGCTACGACTACGCCGAACACGGCCGGGCCGGGAACTCACACGCCACGTTCGTGCCGGACGAGGTGGTCGACCGGTTCTGCGTGCTCGGCCCCGTCGAGAACCACCACAAGCGGCTGTCCGAGCTCAAGGACCTCGGCGTCGACCAGTTCGCCGTCTACCTGCAGCACGACGCCAAGGAGCAGACACTCGCCGCGTACGGCGAGCACATCATCCCGGCGATGCCGTGA
- a CDS encoding CoA-acylating methylmalonate-semialdehyde dehydrogenase, protein MRAIENWINGKTVPGTSGRQLPVWDPATGEQQAYVVAATAAETDAAVATALAAYPGWRAQSLSRRAEVMFRFRELVDANRKEIASLVSAEHGKTVADAEGEVARGLENIEFATGAPHLLKGGYSEQASNGVDVYSIRQPLGVVAGITPFNFPAMVPMWMFANALVCGNTFVLKPSEKDPSVSLLLADLLHQAGLPDGVFNVVQGDVEAVEALIAHPDVQALSFVGSTPVAKSIYQRGTAAGKRVQALGGAKNHMVVLPDADIAAAADAAVSAGYGSAGERCMAISVVVAVGGSADPLVAAIQERIGRIAVGPATDPSAEMGPLISREHRDKVAAYLDHDGVEIVVDGRDAPIARGPGFFLGASLVDKVPTDSPLYTDEIFGPVLSVVRVGTYDEALRLVNANEFGNGCAIFTRDGGAARQFQYDAVCGMVGVNVPVPVPVAYYSFGGWKSSLFGDLHMYGPDGIQFYTRGKVVTSRWPDPATSEVDLGFPKVR, encoded by the coding sequence ATGCGCGCGATCGAGAATTGGATCAACGGCAAGACCGTTCCGGGTACGAGCGGACGACAGCTGCCCGTGTGGGACCCGGCGACCGGCGAGCAGCAGGCGTACGTGGTCGCCGCCACAGCGGCCGAGACCGACGCGGCCGTGGCGACCGCGCTGGCCGCGTACCCGGGGTGGCGGGCGCAGTCGCTGAGCCGCCGCGCCGAGGTGATGTTCCGCTTCCGTGAGCTGGTCGACGCGAACCGCAAGGAGATCGCGTCGCTGGTCAGCGCCGAACACGGCAAGACCGTGGCCGACGCCGAGGGTGAGGTGGCCCGGGGCCTGGAGAACATCGAGTTCGCCACCGGGGCGCCGCACCTGCTCAAGGGCGGCTACAGCGAGCAGGCGTCGAACGGCGTGGACGTGTACTCGATCCGGCAGCCGCTGGGCGTGGTCGCCGGGATCACCCCGTTCAACTTCCCCGCCATGGTGCCGATGTGGATGTTCGCCAACGCGCTGGTCTGCGGCAACACGTTCGTGCTCAAACCCAGCGAGAAGGACCCGTCGGTGTCGCTGCTGCTGGCCGACCTGCTGCACCAGGCCGGGCTGCCGGACGGCGTGTTCAACGTGGTCCAGGGCGACGTCGAGGCGGTGGAGGCGCTCATCGCCCACCCGGACGTGCAGGCGCTCAGTTTCGTCGGCTCCACCCCGGTGGCGAAGTCGATCTACCAGCGCGGCACCGCCGCCGGAAAGCGGGTGCAGGCCCTCGGCGGCGCGAAGAACCACATGGTCGTGCTGCCCGACGCGGACATCGCCGCGGCCGCCGATGCCGCGGTCTCAGCCGGGTACGGCTCGGCGGGCGAGCGCTGCATGGCCATCTCGGTCGTGGTGGCGGTCGGCGGCAGCGCCGACCCGCTGGTCGCGGCGATCCAGGAGCGGATCGGCCGGATCGCGGTCGGCCCCGCCACCGACCCGTCGGCCGAGATGGGCCCGCTGATCAGCCGCGAGCACCGCGACAAGGTCGCGGCGTATCTCGACCACGACGGCGTCGAGATCGTGGTCGACGGCCGCGACGCGCCGATCGCGCGGGGGCCGGGCTTCTTCCTCGGCGCGTCCCTGGTGGACAAGGTGCCGACCGATTCGCCGCTGTACACCGACGAGATCTTCGGACCGGTGCTGTCGGTGGTGCGGGTCGGCACGTACGACGAGGCGCTGCGTCTGGTCAACGCCAACGAGTTCGGCAACGGGTGCGCCATCTTCACCCGCGACGGCGGCGCGGCCCGCCAGTTCCAGTACGACGCCGTGTGCGGAATGGTCGGCGTCAACGTGCCGGTGCCGGTCCCTGTCGCCTACTACAGCTTCGGCGGCTGGAAGTCCTCGCTCTTCGGCGACCTGCACATGTACGGCCCTGACGGCATCCAGTTCTACACCCGCGGCAAGGTCGTCACCTCCCGCTGGCCCGACCCCGCCACCTCCGAGGTCGACCTCGGCTTCCCGAAAGTGCGGTGA
- the hydA gene encoding dihydropyrimidinase yields the protein MTILIKGGLVIGPSGASHADVLVDGETIAALYAPGRGPADVETIDATGKYVIPGAIDAHTHMQLPFGGTEASDTFDTGTRAAAIGGTTTIIDFAVQRYGEVVHDSLAAWHAKADGNCHIDYAFHMILGGVDDESLKAMDRLVTDEGISSFKLFMAYPGVFYSDDGQILRAMQKARSNGSMIMMHAENGPAIDVLVQQALQRGETDPIFHGLTRPQELEAEATSRAIWLAAVAADCPLYIVHLSASKALEQVKAARDLGRNVFAETCPQYLYLTLEDQLGAPGFEGAKWVCSTPLRSGKQSHRADLWQGLRTNDLSVVSTDHCPFCMKDQKELGLGDFSKIPNGIGGVEHRVDLLYQGVVDGKLSLARWVETIATTPARMFGLYPRKGVIAPGSDADIVVYDPNAHTRISVETHHMNMDHSAWEGWEIDGGVDTVLSRGTVVARGGTYTGRAGHGRFLKRGLSDYLL from the coding sequence GTGACCATTCTGATCAAGGGCGGCCTGGTCATCGGCCCCAGCGGAGCGAGCCACGCCGACGTGCTGGTCGACGGCGAGACGATCGCCGCGCTGTACGCACCCGGCCGGGGCCCGGCCGACGTCGAGACCATCGACGCCACCGGCAAGTACGTCATCCCCGGCGCCATCGACGCGCACACCCACATGCAGCTGCCGTTCGGCGGCACCGAGGCCAGCGACACGTTCGACACCGGCACCCGGGCGGCGGCGATCGGCGGCACCACCACGATCATCGACTTCGCGGTCCAGCGCTACGGCGAGGTCGTGCACGACAGCCTGGCCGCCTGGCACGCCAAGGCCGACGGCAACTGCCACATCGACTACGCGTTCCACATGATCCTCGGCGGCGTCGACGACGAGTCGCTCAAGGCCATGGACCGGCTGGTCACCGACGAGGGCATCAGCAGCTTCAAGCTGTTCATGGCGTACCCCGGGGTGTTCTACAGCGACGACGGGCAGATCTTGCGGGCGATGCAGAAGGCCCGGAGCAACGGCTCGATGATCATGATGCATGCGGAGAACGGCCCGGCCATCGACGTGCTGGTCCAGCAGGCCCTGCAGCGCGGCGAGACCGACCCGATCTTCCACGGCCTGACCCGGCCGCAGGAGCTGGAGGCCGAGGCGACCAGCCGGGCGATCTGGCTGGCCGCGGTGGCCGCCGACTGCCCGCTCTACATCGTGCACCTGTCCGCGTCCAAGGCCCTTGAACAAGTGAAGGCGGCCCGTGACCTGGGCCGCAACGTGTTCGCCGAGACCTGCCCGCAGTACCTCTACCTGACCCTGGAGGACCAGCTCGGCGCACCGGGCTTCGAGGGCGCCAAGTGGGTCTGCTCGACGCCGCTGCGCTCGGGCAAACAGAGCCACCGCGCCGACCTGTGGCAGGGCCTGCGTACCAATGACCTGTCCGTGGTCTCCACCGACCACTGCCCGTTCTGCATGAAGGACCAGAAGGAACTCGGGCTCGGCGACTTCTCGAAGATCCCGAACGGGATCGGCGGCGTCGAGCACCGCGTCGACCTGCTCTACCAGGGTGTCGTGGACGGCAAGCTCTCGCTGGCCCGCTGGGTCGAGACCATCGCCACCACGCCCGCCCGGATGTTCGGCCTGTACCCGAGGAAGGGCGTCATCGCGCCCGGCTCGGACGCCGACATCGTCGTCTACGACCCGAACGCGCACACCCGGATCAGCGTCGAGACGCACCACATGAACATGGACCACTCCGCGTGGGAGGGCTGGGAGATCGACGGCGGCGTGGACACGGTCCTGTCCCGCGGCACGGTCGTCGCGCGGGGCGGCACCTACACCGGCCGGGCCGGTCACGGCCGTTTCCTCAAGCGCGGCCTTTCCGACTACCTGCTCTGA
- a CDS encoding nitrilase-related carbon-nitrogen hydrolase, giving the protein MTGVVRAALVQTNWTGDKESMIKAHEDYAREAAAQGAKVICFQELFYGPYFCQVQDAKFYEYAEAIPGPTTERFQALAAELGMVMVLPMYEQEQPGVLYNTAAVVDADGSYLGKYRKHHIPQVKGFWEKFYFRPGNLGYPVFDTAVGKVGVYICYDRHFPEGWRALGLNGAQIVFNPSATSRGLSSYLWQLEQPASAVANEYFVGAINRTGIEDLGDNDFYGQSYFVDPEGRFVGEVADTHNPELVVRDLDMSLLGTVRDRWQFYRDRRPDSYQGLVNP; this is encoded by the coding sequence ATGACCGGTGTCGTTCGGGCCGCTCTCGTCCAGACCAACTGGACGGGCGACAAGGAATCGATGATCAAAGCGCACGAGGACTACGCCCGCGAAGCGGCCGCGCAGGGCGCGAAGGTGATCTGCTTCCAGGAGCTCTTCTACGGCCCGTACTTCTGCCAGGTCCAGGACGCGAAGTTCTACGAGTACGCCGAGGCGATCCCCGGCCCCACCACCGAGCGTTTCCAGGCTCTCGCCGCCGAACTCGGCATGGTGATGGTCCTGCCCATGTACGAGCAGGAGCAGCCGGGCGTCCTCTACAACACCGCGGCCGTCGTCGACGCCGACGGCTCGTACCTCGGCAAGTACCGCAAGCACCACATCCCGCAGGTCAAGGGGTTCTGGGAGAAGTTCTACTTCCGGCCCGGCAACCTCGGCTATCCGGTGTTCGACACCGCGGTCGGCAAGGTCGGCGTGTACATCTGCTACGACCGGCACTTCCCCGAAGGCTGGCGCGCCCTCGGCCTGAACGGCGCCCAGATCGTCTTCAACCCGTCCGCCACCAGCCGCGGCCTCTCCAGCTACCTGTGGCAACTGGAGCAGCCCGCCAGCGCGGTCGCCAACGAGTACTTCGTCGGCGCCATCAACCGGACCGGCATCGAGGACCTCGGCGACAACGACTTCTACGGCCAGTCGTACTTCGTCGACCCGGAGGGCAGGTTCGTCGGCGAGGTCGCCGACACGCACAACCCGGAGCTGGTCGTCCGCGACCTCGACATGAGCCTGCTGGGCACCGTCCGCGACCGCTGGCAGTTCTACCGCGACCGCCGCCCGGACAGCTACCAGGGGCTGGTGAACCCGTGA
- a CDS encoding PLP-dependent aminotransferase family protein — protein MLALIAEAVDDRSARGIAAAVSRLVTAGTLTAGTRLPTVRDVARSLGVSPTTVSEAWGSLARAGAIQTRGRSGTFVTGAASGRTRLRYAQLGSTSAGLPRDLSTGVPDHDLLPDVTAALRRIGDGRLTTSYLDAPVLPALQDELRARLPFAPQRLTVVDGAMDALDRIIGVAVRFGDHVLVENPAFPPLLDLLDAAGASVVGVPLDTEGLSVTALTEALSQSDPVALFLQPRAHNPTGVSMSAARARELAAVLTGYPRVTIVEDDHAGDIASAPPVSLGTHLHDRSVHVAGFSKSHGPDLRLAAVGGPAELIDAVADRRLLGPGWSSRILQAVLLDLLTSPDTMATVAKARDEYARRRETLLSALAARGVPAGAADGINLWLPVDDQQRAMVTLAGHGIGVAPGTPFLVSPSGGGDHVRLTVGLVRDGYDDLADILAAAARPAGGNGSGSRARPHPRGWR, from the coding sequence TTGCTCGCGCTCATCGCGGAGGCCGTCGACGACCGCAGCGCCCGCGGAATCGCGGCCGCCGTGAGCCGTCTGGTCACCGCGGGCACGCTGACCGCCGGCACCCGCCTGCCGACCGTGCGCGACGTCGCCCGGTCGCTGGGGGTCAGCCCGACGACGGTCAGCGAGGCGTGGGGGAGCCTGGCCCGGGCCGGGGCCATCCAGACCCGGGGACGGTCCGGGACGTTCGTGACCGGTGCCGCGTCCGGCCGCACCCGCCTGCGCTACGCGCAGCTCGGCAGCACCTCGGCCGGGCTGCCCCGGGACCTCTCCACCGGCGTACCCGATCATGATCTTCTGCCGGACGTGACCGCCGCGCTGCGCCGCATCGGTGATGGGCGACTGACGACCAGCTATCTCGACGCGCCGGTCCTGCCGGCGCTGCAGGACGAGCTGCGGGCGCGGTTGCCCTTCGCGCCGCAGCGGCTGACCGTGGTCGACGGCGCGATGGACGCGCTGGACCGGATCATCGGCGTCGCCGTGCGGTTCGGCGACCACGTGCTGGTGGAGAACCCGGCGTTCCCGCCCCTGCTCGACCTGCTCGACGCGGCCGGAGCGAGCGTCGTCGGGGTGCCGCTGGACACCGAGGGTCTGTCGGTGACCGCTCTGACCGAGGCGTTGTCGCAGTCCGATCCGGTGGCGCTGTTCCTGCAACCCCGGGCCCACAACCCGACCGGGGTGAGCATGTCGGCCGCTCGGGCCCGGGAGCTGGCGGCTGTGCTGACCGGATATCCGCGGGTGACGATCGTCGAGGACGACCACGCCGGGGACATCGCGTCCGCGCCGCCGGTCAGCCTCGGCACCCACCTGCACGATCGGAGCGTGCACGTGGCCGGCTTCTCCAAGAGCCACGGGCCGGATCTGCGGCTGGCCGCGGTCGGCGGGCCGGCCGAGCTCATCGACGCGGTGGCCGACCGGCGGCTGCTCGGCCCCGGCTGGTCCAGCCGCATCCTGCAGGCGGTCCTGCTCGACCTGCTGACCTCGCCGGACACGATGGCCACGGTCGCGAAGGCCCGCGACGAGTACGCCCGGCGCCGCGAGACCCTGCTGTCCGCGCTGGCCGCGCGCGGGGTGCCGGCCGGTGCCGCCGACGGCATCAACCTGTGGCTGCCGGTCGACGACCAGCAGCGGGCGATGGTCACCCTCGCCGGGCATGGCATCGGCGTCGCCCCGGGTACGCCGTTCCTGGTGTCCCCGTCCGGCGGTGGCGATCATGTCCGGCTGACCGTGGGCCTGGTCCGCGACGGCTACGACGACCTCGCCGACATTCTGGCCGCCGCGGCCCGCCCGGCAGGTGGCAACGGTTCCGGTTCCCGAGCCCGCCCGCACCCGCGCGGCTGGCGCTGA
- a CDS encoding aspartate aminotransferase family protein yields MTEDLLARHRAVLPTWMPLYYGDEPLEIVSGSGRRVVDAAGRSYLDFFGGVLTNMIGYDIPEISAAVSEQLATGVVHTSTLYLIRRQVELAEKIARVSGIPDARVFFTNSGTEANETALLMATNIRRSNQILAVRNSYHGRTFATMAITGHRGWSASSLSPLQVSWLPSGDRVRGRMRGLSDADHIEVAVDELREVLATVTAGDVAALIAEPIQGVGGFVHAPDGLLGAYKKELDEHGILLIADEVQTGWGRTGDHFWGYQAHGVTPDLITFAKGIGNGFALGGVVGRADVMNAVPAISFSTYGGNPVSTAAGTAVLDYLLDHDLQANARRVGAILLDGLRTALASCAVVAEVRGRGLMIGIEFVRPGGNEPAPATAVAVFEECRRSGLLVGKGGLYNNVLRMGPPLTLTEEEAREGLAILVEAIRTADAAAVR; encoded by the coding sequence ATGACGGAAGACCTGCTGGCCCGGCACCGGGCGGTGCTGCCGACCTGGATGCCGCTGTACTACGGCGACGAACCGCTGGAGATCGTCTCCGGCTCGGGGCGCCGGGTGGTCGACGCCGCCGGGCGCTCCTACCTGGACTTCTTCGGCGGCGTCCTGACCAACATGATCGGGTACGACATCCCGGAGATCTCCGCGGCGGTCTCCGAGCAGCTCGCCACCGGCGTCGTGCACACCTCCACGCTGTACCTGATCCGCCGGCAGGTGGAGCTGGCCGAGAAGATCGCCCGGGTCTCCGGGATCCCGGACGCGCGGGTGTTCTTCACCAACTCGGGCACCGAGGCGAACGAGACCGCGCTGCTGATGGCCACCAACATCCGGCGCTCCAACCAGATCCTCGCGGTCCGCAACAGCTACCACGGCCGGACGTTCGCCACCATGGCGATCACCGGCCACCGCGGCTGGTCGGCCAGCTCGCTGAGCCCGCTGCAGGTGTCCTGGCTGCCCTCCGGCGACCGGGTGCGGGGGCGCATGCGCGGCCTCTCCGACGCCGACCACATCGAGGTGGCCGTCGACGAGCTGCGTGAGGTGCTGGCCACGGTCACCGCGGGCGACGTGGCCGCGCTCATCGCGGAGCCGATCCAGGGCGTCGGCGGATTCGTGCACGCGCCCGACGGGCTGCTCGGGGCGTACAAGAAGGAGCTGGACGAGCACGGCATCCTGCTCATCGCGGACGAGGTGCAGACCGGCTGGGGGCGCACCGGCGACCACTTCTGGGGCTACCAGGCACACGGCGTGACACCGGATCTGATCACGTTCGCCAAGGGCATCGGCAACGGGTTCGCGCTCGGCGGCGTGGTCGGCCGCGCGGACGTGATGAACGCGGTCCCGGCGATCAGCTTCTCCACGTACGGCGGCAACCCGGTCTCCACCGCGGCCGGCACCGCCGTCCTGGACTACCTGCTCGACCACGACCTGCAGGCCAACGCCCGCCGGGTCGGCGCCATCCTGCTGGACGGGCTGCGTACGGCGCTGGCGTCCTGCGCCGTCGTGGCCGAGGTGCGCGGCCGGGGACTGATGATCGGCATCGAGTTCGTCCGCCCCGGCGGCAACGAGCCGGCCCCGGCCACCGCCGTCGCCGTGTTCGAGGAGTGCCGCCGTTCGGGTCTGCTGGTCGGCAAGGGCGGTCTCTACAACAACGTGCTGCGGATGGGGCCGCCGCTCACGCTGACCGAGGAGGAGGCCCGTGAGGGGCTGGCCATCCTCGTCGAGGCGATCAGGACCGCGGACGCCGCCGCCGTCCGATGA